Proteins from one Desulfonauticus submarinus genomic window:
- a CDS encoding GGDEF domain-containing protein: MAKIIYKPHAKIYKDWILTKIFIYCFYVAVICFCLIGVYFIEVKNIEFLKYIFIFFVSVMLIFFRPIIKFFMYVLFFNNINKIRKVIKDLKEGTFSVSIKLPPEGEDEDEFVKFLRDINWMIHSIVNEYLKLEKEKKQVEERARFYLRASCTDSLTGLYNKKAFFKLMYNILSQGQTGFLIFLDIDNFKRINDRYGHLVGDDCLQKLAKIILLSIREKVDFACRYGGDEFCIFLKTLKKEVVKKVLKRMFLLFQNEIKLAEISFSCGIVNVEKINLPNSLDLKDYLDDVFKKADVSLYKAKKTKGKIVFYNKSFKK; encoded by the coding sequence ATGGCTAAGATAATTTATAAACCTCATGCTAAAATATACAAAGATTGGATTTTAACTAAAATATTTATTTATTGCTTTTATGTTGCTGTTATTTGTTTTTGTTTAATAGGTGTATATTTTATTGAAGTTAAAAATATAGAATTTTTAAAATATATCTTTATTTTTTTTGTTTCAGTTATGTTAATTTTTTTTCGTCCCATAATTAAATTTTTTATGTATGTTTTGTTTTTTAATAATATAAATAAAATAAGAAAGGTTATAAAAGATTTAAAGGAAGGAACTTTTTCTGTATCTATCAAATTGCCACCAGAAGGTGAAGATGAAGATGAGTTTGTAAAGTTTTTAAGGGATATAAATTGGATGATACATTCTATAGTTAATGAATATTTAAAACTTGAAAAAGAAAAAAAGCAAGTTGAGGAGAGGGCACGTTTTTATCTTCGAGCATCATGTACAGATAGTTTGACAGGTCTTTATAATAAAAAAGCATTTTTTAAATTAATGTATAATATCTTAAGCCAAGGACAAACAGGTTTTTTGATTTTTTTAGATATAGATAATTTTAAAAGAATAAATGATAGATATGGACATTTAGTGGGAGACGATTGTCTACAAAAACTGGCCAAGATAATTTTGCTTTCAATTCGAGAAAAAGTTGATTTTGCTTGTAGGTATGGTGGAGATGAATTTTGTATTTTTTTAAAAACTTTGAAGAAGGAAGTAGTAAAAAAAGTTTTAAAAAGAATGTTTTTATTGTTTCAAAATGAGATAAAGTTGGCTGAAATTTCTTTTAGTTGTGGAATCGTGAATGTAGAAAAAATAAATTTACCTAATAGTCTTGATTTAAAAGATTATTTAGATGATGTTTTCAAAAAAGCAGATGTGTCTCTTTATAAAGCAAAAAAAACTAAAGGAAAAATTGTTTTTTATAATAAAAGTTTTAAAAAATAG
- the feoB gene encoding ferrous iron transport protein B — MNKKTVLAALAGNPNSGKTTLFNLLTGARQRVGNYPGVTVEKKEGSLAYGDKVINFVDLPGAYSLTAYSEEELVARRFILEENPDAVVQVIDSTVLERSLYLTVQLMEMGASVVLALNMIDEAEKKGITINEKQLSSLLGVPVVKTVAKTGRGKQELVQTIVELGLGKREGTNRAQLVVFYGEDVELAIKQMLQLMEKHHFLETKYPLRWVAIKYLENDEEIIKEGNECSLVVSEQLLQIRSRLEQHIKETLGTDIESVIADYRYGYIASLLKQGVLKKEISSQQRRSYSEQIDMFLTHKVLGPVVMLLVLYGLFQLTFLIGEIPMGWLESFFGWLGDTATNLIPEGFLQSLVVSGIIDGVGGVMGFVPLILVMFIGISFLEDLGYMARMAYMLDRVFRFFGLHGSSVMPFIVSGGIPGGCAVPGVMATRTLRSPKEKLATVLVSPFLVCGAKVPVFILLAAAFFPNNGANVLFWITLFAWAMALITAMFLRSTVIKGASTPFLMELPPYRLPSIKGVLIHAWERAWMYIKKAGTVILGISVLVWASMTFPQLPQEKLQFFEQKIAALEQQMQAASTEADREELKTKIVDLEDQLAEASLENSFAGRLGKFLEPVSRWAGFNWKTNIALIGGFAAKEVIVSTLGTAYSLGEVDPEEAEPLVKQLQADPQWSKAVAISLIVFVLLYAPCFVTVVAMAKETSWKWAIFGVFFNTSLAFALSVLVYRLLFNLI, encoded by the coding sequence ATGAATAAAAAGACAGTGTTAGCGGCTTTAGCTGGAAATCCTAATTCTGGCAAAACAACATTGTTTAATCTTTTGACTGGAGCAAGACAAAGAGTAGGAAATTATCCTGGAGTTACAGTAGAAAAAAAAGAAGGAAGTTTGGCTTATGGAGATAAGGTAATTAATTTTGTTGATTTGCCAGGAGCTTATTCTTTGACTGCTTATTCAGAAGAAGAGCTTGTAGCCAGAAGGTTTATTTTAGAAGAGAATCCAGATGCTGTGGTACAAGTTATAGATTCTACTGTGCTTGAGCGTAGTCTTTATTTAACTGTTCAACTTATGGAAATGGGGGCTTCAGTTGTTTTGGCTTTGAATATGATAGATGAGGCTGAGAAAAAGGGCATAACAATTAATGAAAAGCAACTTTCTTCTTTATTAGGCGTTCCTGTGGTTAAAACAGTAGCTAAAACAGGAAGGGGTAAGCAGGAATTAGTCCAAACTATTGTTGAATTAGGGTTAGGTAAAAGAGAGGGTACAAACAGAGCTCAGCTTGTGGTGTTTTATGGAGAAGATGTTGAATTGGCTATTAAGCAAATGTTGCAGTTAATGGAAAAACATCATTTTTTAGAAACCAAATATCCTTTGCGTTGGGTGGCCATAAAATATTTAGAAAACGATGAAGAGATTATTAAAGAGGGTAATGAGTGTTCTTTGGTTGTGAGTGAACAACTTTTGCAAATAAGGTCCAGATTAGAGCAACACATTAAAGAAACTCTAGGCACAGATATAGAAAGTGTTATTGCAGATTATAGATATGGATACATTGCTTCTTTGCTCAAGCAAGGAGTTTTAAAAAAAGAAATAAGCAGTCAACAGCGGCGTTCGTATTCTGAGCAAATTGATATGTTTTTGACTCATAAGGTTTTAGGCCCTGTGGTGATGCTTTTGGTACTGTATGGTCTTTTTCAGTTAACTTTTTTAATTGGTGAAATCCCTATGGGCTGGTTAGAGAGTTTTTTTGGCTGGCTTGGAGATACTGCGACTAATTTAATCCCTGAGGGTTTTTTGCAGTCGCTTGTTGTCTCTGGAATTATTGATGGTGTTGGTGGTGTTATGGGATTTGTGCCATTAATTTTGGTAATGTTTATTGGGATCTCATTTTTGGAAGACTTAGGATATATGGCTAGAATGGCTTATATGTTGGATAGGGTTTTTCGTTTTTTTGGTTTGCATGGAAGTTCTGTTATGCCCTTTATTGTTTCTGGAGGAATACCGGGAGGGTGTGCAGTTCCTGGAGTTATGGCTACAAGGACTTTGCGGAGTCCAAAGGAAAAATTAGCTACTGTATTAGTCAGCCCTTTTTTGGTTTGCGGGGCAAAAGTCCCTGTATTTATTTTGTTGGCAGCTGCATTTTTCCCTAATAATGGAGCAAATGTTCTTTTTTGGATTACTTTGTTCGCCTGGGCAATGGCACTTATTACTGCTATGTTTTTGCGATCTACTGTTATTAAAGGCGCTAGCACTCCTTTTTTGATGGAGCTTCCACCCTATAGGTTACCTAGTATTAAGGGAGTATTGATCCATGCTTGGGAAAGAGCTTGGATGTATATTAAAAAGGCAGGTACTGTAATTTTAGGAATTTCTGTTTTAGTTTGGGCAAGTATGACTTTTCCCCAATTACCACAAGAAAAGCTACAGTTTTTTGAGCAAAAGATCGCAGCCTTAGAACAACAAATGCAAGCAGCTTCAACTGAAGCAGATAGAGAGGAATTAAAGACAAAGATTGTTGATTTGGAAGATCAACTTGCAGAAGCTTCTTTAGAAAATTCTTTTGCTGGGCGTTTGGGTAAATTTTTAGAACCTGTCTCAAGATGGGCAGGATTTAATTGGAAGACAAATATCGCCTTAATAGGAGGCTTTGCTGCTAAAGAAGTAATAGTATCTACCTTGGGCACAGCTTATTCTTTGGGCGAGGTAGATCCAGAAGAAGCAGAGCCTTTAGTAAAACAATTACAAGCTGATCCTCAATGGAGTAAAGCCGTTGCCATTAGTTTGATTGTCTTTGTCCTTTTGTATGCTCCTTGTTTTGTTACGGTTGTGGCTATGGCCAAGGAGACTTCTTGGAAGTGGGCTATATTCGGAGTTTTTTTTAATACTTCTTTGGCTTTTGCTTTGTCTGTTTTAGTTTATCGTCTTTTATTTAATTTGATATAA
- a CDS encoding HD-GYP domain-containing protein, giving the protein MYNLEMLTPYSKSDKNIKLRNLDKCSKIFHQLAEVLGTALDARDRHTYLHSVQVADISSILSNYLHFDSQEKEILHIAAHLHDIGKIAIPDSILQKTEKLNAEEWQLIKQHPVVGCKIISALKECLGSVIEEVVLLHHERFDGHGYPYGLKGTDIPPSVRVVSLADAVSAMFQDRPYRRGLGFEEIKREILLNKGKQFCPVAVDAFLKAEKAIRFYLGRFKKCSFLEKK; this is encoded by the coding sequence ATGTATAATTTAGAGATGTTAACACCTTATAGTAAGTCTGATAAAAATATTAAATTGAGAAACTTAGATAAATGTTCGAAAATCTTTCATCAATTGGCAGAAGTTTTAGGAACAGCTTTAGATGCAAGAGATAGACATACATACCTGCACTCTGTTCAGGTTGCAGATATTAGTTCTATTTTGAGTAATTACCTGCACTTTGATTCCCAAGAAAAAGAAATTTTACACATTGCAGCGCATTTGCACGATATTGGCAAAATAGCAATACCTGACTCTATTCTCCAAAAAACAGAAAAACTTAATGCAGAAGAATGGCAACTTATAAAACAACATCCAGTTGTAGGATGTAAGATTATTTCAGCCTTAAAAGAATGCTTAGGCAGTGTGATAGAAGAGGTTGTTTTACTGCATCATGAACGATTTGATGGGCATGGTTATCCTTATGGGCTTAAAGGGACAGATATTCCTCCTAGTGTAAGAGTGGTTTCTTTGGCTGATGCTGTTTCAGCAATGTTTCAAGATAGACCATATCGTCGGGGACTTGGTTTTGAAGAAATTAAAAGAGAGATATTGTTGAATAAAGGTAAACAATTTTGTCCAGTGGCAGTAGATGCATTCTTGAAAGCAGAAAAGGCAATAAGATTTTATTTAGGTAGATTTAAAAAATGCTCTTTCTTAGAGAAGAAGTAA
- a CDS encoding vWA domain-containing protein: protein MMRKWLILIIYISIFLFPANTLAQNLPLQNLWNELQLCKGEIKQSQNYFIFQNTNIYGNAWICKKQKLSPLDKLIPILKNNGLSILTKTSEKLEATKKIPEGKIYIRFNNDENQILILKQYIISLNNDTLDINLSSEDKFFFYLDYPKDAYLSLSIEIPKKAEIKVEAEAYFKNKKLVKKVSYNKVLKSEESLRHILYDLPLVAGRQLWSISKYSGSLPLNIKISLCKEGKLSPIPNGDKIGGIFLKNVPYGRAKAIAEKGAEYLHSAITDDNLEGDLTPNGDVVFWLAPGYWKLKVLPFQDEEVSHLETHLIPVFPGYLTEVNWPASIARLFSRDDNVRLEILNFGAKQENGYVNISLLNVKKQKILPKPKDITIYEAGLAGKTLSIERLKTPPEIVILLDSSGSMKKTMKKALQATAKFLQGLPKNSKITLIDFDTQPKTIASGNPQKILKALKKIKANGATALYDAVIQGLTLLEKANRPTLILFTDGKDSNWNDSGPGSRATQKQVFAEVKKHNIPIFTIGFGKKPDTSTLSRLASLSGGAYYSASNTKALAKVFARIQSNLGHQWKICYKRPKQGILSTKPVLALVVDNSGSMETRLEKVRQILHDFIQKLPNNFLVQLFIFSNNVEVKQVLTDNKLALLRAISEMKPLSATNILHSIKCAYVFLHSVPSNNRYLVYITDEALDVEEHERDKLDLFLQKLKDDGVKSLFVGMIDQDKNHVFKKAAKLTGGKAVLAPTPEKLKTALENLASTFQSKEEASHLLRVVFKSRDKFGRSSIYSAATISNLQLPTTSKKTQNPEVVFWKKGEKLRPYGGEISNLITGDDIIGKQVQILKRIPLNIVAKNKAVEIKLKEAVFMSKFRGITPPRGRFLALTLELKNILKPQKVIVYPDGSAHPASWISGGSTKNARIEEKIPDYLIPDAKMHFFLSWNNKTSFPLSDATYLAQTPLILPSENEIYLKPNQPIKGTLIFIVPNDFMEQSALHLYDTAYGHIDLPISGILKIKHQEITKLPKKVKTKLSDTFTLTADALKDTAQLFEYRPEEKNVYRIVELSLQSKVQAHLAINPKKRFFLSINTEYGPFIFKLHPITQRIPLGFYHSRLITPGSYNKLRLVFEIPKALKNNPCSLLVDLKGGNVTLPLKKTNLKAQQPLTTVEGDGINLSINNIYKINAKQIIVDITLKDKPDDSATALSSFIGLKFTQTARARLKKLVSQIESSYIKRKGLGNFGRNIIDIPSGDISYDIKNFLTTVSWETIVLNGQSRRYFVFFTLPEKTKFSDFVLVSKIFKKLNYPLTSPKKFPFSNLLTKVSKYETDDTFTQELATVLAKLTQIRKAQGFVKPGSIKTAATTLDGTKPTGLPISPPSLIQAGGKTWENIKTITDLKKAIKQIKIIPSNWRAWKVVYSPQAVFTQGWCTENEIAFMAEKILSKQGLEVSRLVVALNDKGKQAIKKLYKNQNVDLYELPALAYEDDLGKRHFLIFPWFKEKQELKSFIKNINEYTSSFPSVSIEVIIEAKPLSSSQNQVSAMLTDALAAKNEEHLESITLLSQKISLSSASTDALDLGFAETMNPTSGKVIFAILDTPEGRKIGEEKLELTKYEPKRIRLKIYTPTDTLETIRELKPKQWPTEFFFVIGINMPDLPLSKLKQTNSIWSTAYKKAKNPDTISSLKWLGRGILARFVGAQTTYEQKLTAKLGLKAVRLKTPRILITTFQVLPTSKSKKYLTSLDLLWPYPKLRGPENKQKTFNSLAGFYYSFLEAKALPKGKGINAFILFSKFPKNTKLIPISPEDMDTFATNLKNTGYPYTVWHHMKNCKNIVLFPNNPLIFGNKAKIAWLEIDPDTYRVWSFLDTGERGATELILGEDIAAINDFLTGFWMGVEVSVWSTASFSLVLDKWSEIKTCAHGFARSLASYLEAATQPKEALTPNTEKIQAGLSGNIPGIAGLSSFSYDCISSQELQKQLQEDAEAQAWTFEEGKEILDSSSTFKELGQNTWDKFKEKYLGFTNGFKKGVDWYFGG from the coding sequence ATGATGAGAAAATGGCTTATACTTATTATTTATATCAGTATATTTCTATTTCCTGCTAATACTTTGGCTCAAAACTTACCACTACAAAACTTATGGAATGAACTGCAACTATGTAAAGGCGAAATAAAACAATCTCAGAATTATTTTATTTTTCAAAATACTAATATTTATGGAAACGCTTGGATATGCAAAAAACAAAAACTTTCCCCTCTTGATAAGCTTATTCCGATTTTAAAAAACAATGGATTAAGCATATTAACAAAAACTTCTGAAAAATTAGAAGCAACAAAAAAAATTCCTGAAGGAAAAATTTATATTCGATTTAATAATGATGAAAATCAGATTTTAATATTAAAACAATATATCATATCTTTAAATAATGATACATTAGATATAAATTTATCTTCTGAAGATAAATTTTTCTTTTATCTTGATTATCCTAAAGATGCTTATTTATCCCTAAGTATAGAAATACCTAAAAAAGCAGAGATTAAAGTAGAAGCTGAAGCTTATTTCAAAAATAAAAAACTGGTTAAAAAAGTTTCTTATAATAAAGTATTAAAATCTGAAGAAAGTCTTCGCCATATACTTTATGATTTACCGCTAGTAGCAGGCCGACAATTATGGTCTATTTCAAAGTATAGTGGGTCTCTACCTTTAAATATTAAAATTTCTCTTTGCAAAGAAGGGAAATTAAGTCCTATTCCCAATGGAGATAAAATAGGTGGCATTTTTTTAAAAAATGTTCCCTATGGCAGAGCAAAAGCAATAGCCGAAAAAGGTGCAGAATATTTACACTCTGCCATAACAGACGATAATTTAGAAGGAGATTTAACTCCTAACGGAGATGTAGTATTTTGGCTCGCACCAGGGTATTGGAAACTTAAAGTTCTTCCTTTTCAAGATGAAGAAGTAAGTCATTTAGAAACCCACCTTATCCCTGTTTTTCCCGGTTACTTAACTGAAGTAAATTGGCCTGCTTCTATTGCTCGATTATTTAGCCGAGACGATAATGTTCGCTTAGAAATATTAAATTTTGGAGCTAAACAAGAAAATGGATATGTAAATATTTCTCTCTTAAATGTAAAAAAACAAAAAATTCTTCCTAAGCCAAAAGATATTACAATCTATGAAGCAGGTTTGGCAGGAAAGACTTTATCCATTGAACGCCTCAAAACTCCACCTGAGATAGTGATATTGCTCGATTCTTCTGGATCTATGAAAAAAACTATGAAAAAAGCTCTGCAAGCTACAGCAAAATTCTTACAAGGATTGCCTAAAAACTCTAAAATTACATTAATAGATTTTGATACTCAACCAAAAACAATTGCTTCTGGCAATCCACAAAAAATTTTAAAAGCTCTTAAAAAAATAAAAGCTAATGGAGCTACAGCTCTTTATGATGCTGTAATACAAGGCCTGACGCTCCTTGAAAAAGCAAACAGACCTACTCTTATCTTATTTACTGATGGAAAGGATTCCAATTGGAATGACTCTGGCCCTGGAAGTAGGGCTACCCAAAAACAAGTTTTTGCTGAAGTAAAAAAACATAATATCCCTATTTTTACTATTGGATTTGGCAAAAAACCCGATACCTCTACTCTTTCTAGACTGGCGTCCTTAAGTGGTGGAGCCTATTATTCAGCTTCCAATACCAAAGCTCTAGCTAAGGTATTTGCCAGAATTCAAAGCAATTTAGGTCATCAATGGAAAATTTGTTATAAACGTCCTAAGCAAGGAATTTTAAGCACCAAGCCAGTTTTAGCTTTAGTAGTAGATAATAGCGGTTCAATGGAAACACGTTTAGAAAAAGTTCGTCAAATACTACACGATTTTATTCAAAAACTACCAAACAATTTCTTAGTTCAACTTTTTATCTTCAGCAACAATGTTGAGGTAAAGCAAGTACTTACAGATAATAAGTTAGCTTTGCTCCGAGCAATTTCAGAGATGAAACCTCTCTCGGCAACAAATATTTTACACTCAATAAAATGTGCTTATGTGTTTTTACATTCCGTTCCTAGCAACAATCGTTACCTTGTCTATATTACAGATGAAGCTTTGGATGTAGAAGAACACGAGAGGGACAAGCTCGATCTTTTCCTTCAAAAACTCAAAGATGATGGGGTCAAATCTCTTTTTGTAGGCATGATAGATCAAGATAAAAACCATGTTTTTAAAAAAGCTGCCAAGTTAACAGGAGGCAAAGCAGTATTAGCTCCAACTCCAGAAAAATTGAAAACTGCTCTAGAAAATTTGGCAAGCACATTTCAATCTAAAGAAGAAGCTTCTCACCTCTTAAGAGTTGTATTTAAAAGTAGAGACAAATTTGGACGCAGCAGCATTTATTCAGCAGCTACAATATCCAATTTACAACTTCCAACAACCTCTAAAAAAACCCAAAATCCTGAAGTAGTATTTTGGAAAAAAGGAGAAAAATTAAGACCGTATGGAGGAGAAATAAGTAATCTAATTACTGGTGATGATATTATTGGAAAACAAGTACAAATTTTAAAAAGAATCCCCTTAAATATAGTAGCCAAAAACAAGGCTGTAGAAATTAAGCTCAAAGAAGCAGTATTTATGTCAAAATTTAGAGGGATTACTCCTCCAAGAGGAAGATTTCTCGCTCTTACCTTAGAGTTAAAAAATATTTTAAAACCTCAAAAAGTGATTGTTTATCCAGATGGTTCTGCTCATCCTGCTAGCTGGATAAGTGGAGGCTCTACTAAAAATGCACGTATAGAAGAAAAAATTCCAGATTATCTCATACCTGACGCTAAAATGCACTTTTTTCTTTCCTGGAACAATAAAACCAGTTTTCCCCTTTCAGATGCTACTTATTTAGCCCAAACACCTTTAATTTTGCCTTCAGAAAATGAAATATACCTAAAACCAAATCAACCAATCAAAGGGACATTGATTTTTATTGTGCCTAATGATTTCATGGAACAAAGTGCTTTACATCTTTATGATACTGCCTATGGACATATTGATTTACCTATTAGTGGCATTCTCAAAATAAAACATCAAGAAATTACTAAACTCCCGAAAAAAGTAAAAACAAAATTATCTGACACCTTTACTCTAACGGCTGATGCTCTCAAAGATACTGCTCAGCTTTTTGAATATAGGCCAGAGGAAAAAAATGTCTATAGGATAGTAGAGTTATCTTTACAATCAAAAGTACAGGCTCATTTAGCTATTAATCCTAAAAAACGCTTCTTTCTATCTATTAACACAGAATACGGACCCTTTATATTTAAGCTACACCCAATAACTCAACGCATTCCTTTAGGATTTTATCATTCCAGACTAATTACTCCTGGATCTTATAACAAACTAAGACTGGTCTTTGAAATACCAAAAGCACTTAAGAACAATCCTTGTTCTCTGTTAGTAGATTTAAAAGGAGGAAATGTAACATTACCTCTTAAAAAAACTAACCTCAAAGCCCAGCAACCTCTTACTACTGTTGAAGGTGATGGTATTAACTTAAGTATAAATAATATCTATAAAATAAATGCTAAACAGATTATTGTTGATATTACCTTAAAAGACAAACCAGATGACTCTGCTACTGCTTTATCATCTTTCATAGGGCTTAAATTTACTCAAACTGCGCGAGCACGTCTTAAAAAACTTGTTTCTCAAATCGAATCTTCTTATATAAAAAGAAAAGGGTTAGGTAATTTTGGTCGAAATATAATAGACATCCCTTCAGGAGATATATCTTATGATATAAAAAATTTCTTAACCACTGTAAGTTGGGAAACAATCGTCTTAAATGGGCAATCAAGAAGATACTTTGTTTTCTTTACCTTGCCAGAAAAAACTAAATTTTCTGATTTTGTACTTGTTTCTAAGATTTTTAAAAAATTAAATTATCCCTTAACATCCCCCAAAAAATTCCCCTTTTCAAACTTATTAACCAAAGTATCTAAATATGAAACAGATGATACTTTTACTCAAGAACTTGCAACAGTCCTTGCTAAATTAACCCAAATCAGGAAAGCTCAAGGCTTTGTCAAACCTGGTAGTATTAAAACCGCAGCCACTACCTTAGATGGGACTAAGCCCACAGGACTTCCAATCTCTCCTCCTTCTCTCATCCAAGCAGGAGGGAAAACATGGGAAAATATTAAAACCATTACAGACCTTAAAAAAGCCATTAAGCAAATAAAAATTATCCCTTCAAATTGGCGCGCCTGGAAAGTAGTTTATTCCCCTCAAGCAGTATTTACTCAAGGATGGTGTACAGAGAATGAAATAGCTTTTATGGCAGAAAAGATTTTAAGCAAACAAGGTTTAGAAGTTTCTAGGTTAGTAGTAGCTTTAAATGATAAAGGAAAACAAGCTATTAAAAAACTATATAAAAACCAAAACGTAGATTTATATGAACTTCCTGCCCTAGCTTATGAAGATGATTTAGGGAAAAGACACTTTCTTATTTTCCCTTGGTTTAAAGAAAAACAGGAATTAAAATCTTTTATAAAAAATATAAATGAATATACTTCAAGCTTCCCAAGCGTATCTATAGAAGTAATTATTGAAGCAAAACCCCTTTCTTCTAGCCAAAACCAAGTAAGCGCAATGCTCACTGATGCTTTGGCGGCAAAAAATGAAGAACATCTAGAATCCATCACCCTTTTATCTCAAAAAATATCCCTTTCCTCAGCCAGCACAGATGCACTAGACTTGGGATTTGCTGAAACAATGAACCCAACCAGCGGAAAAGTTATCTTTGCTATTCTAGACACTCCAGAAGGGCGAAAAATAGGCGAAGAAAAATTAGAATTAACAAAATACGAACCTAAAAGGATTCGCTTAAAAATATATACTCCAACAGATACATTGGAAACTATAAGAGAGCTAAAACCTAAACAATGGCCTACAGAATTTTTCTTTGTAATAGGAATTAATATGCCTGATTTACCATTGTCTAAATTAAAACAAACAAACTCTATATGGAGCACAGCATATAAAAAAGCAAAAAATCCAGATACTATTTCTAGTCTAAAATGGCTTGGTAGAGGAATATTAGCCAGATTTGTAGGAGCACAAACTACTTATGAACAAAAATTAACAGCTAAACTTGGCTTAAAAGCAGTTCGCTTAAAAACACCAAGAATACTCATAACAACATTTCAGGTACTACCTACATCTAAATCTAAAAAATACTTAACTAGTTTAGATCTACTTTGGCCTTATCCAAAGCTAAGAGGACCAGAAAATAAACAAAAAACCTTTAACAGCTTAGCAGGATTTTATTATAGTTTCTTAGAAGCCAAGGCTTTACCTAAAGGTAAAGGAATTAATGCCTTTATTCTATTTTCAAAATTTCCTAAGAATACCAAACTAATCCCTATTTCTCCAGAAGACATGGACACTTTTGCAACCAATTTAAAAAACACAGGGTATCCATATACTGTTTGGCATCACATGAAAAATTGTAAAAACATAGTACTTTTTCCGAACAACCCCCTAATCTTTGGAAACAAAGCCAAAATAGCTTGGCTAGAAATTGATCCAGATACCTACCGAGTATGGTCCTTTTTAGATACAGGAGAAAGAGGGGCAACAGAACTCATCTTAGGCGAAGACATCGCAGCCATAAACGACTTCTTAACAGGTTTTTGGATGGGAGTAGAAGTTTCAGTATGGTCAACCGCAAGCTTTTCTTTGGTATTAGATAAGTGGTCAGAAATTAAAACGTGCGCTCATGGTTTTGCTCGAAGTCTAGCATCTTATTTAGAAGCTGCAACCCAACCAAAAGAGGCTTTAACTCCAAATACAGAAAAAATCCAAGCTGGTTTATCCGGAAACATCCCTGGAATAGCAGGCCTGTCATCGTTTAGTTACGATTGCATAAGCTCACAAGAACTACAAAAACAACTTCAAGAAGACGCAGAGGCTCAAGCATGGACTTTTGAAGAAGGAAAAGAAATTTTGGATTCTAGCAGCACATTTAAAGAATTAGGTCAAAACACATGGGATAAATTTAAGGAAAAATACTTAGGCTTCACTAATGGATTTAAAAAAGGAGTTGATTGGTATTTTGGAGGATAA
- a CDS encoding FeoA family protein yields MREVEAIRQSVCLRHMKKRQKGRICFVEARGELGRRIKDMGLIPGTEVEVIGRAPLKDPVALRLRDFVVTLRNNEADYIYVLPEGGTSNE; encoded by the coding sequence ATGAGAGAGGTGGAAGCGATTCGTCAAAGTGTTTGTTTACGTCATATGAAGAAAAGGCAAAAGGGGAGAATTTGTTTTGTTGAGGCTAGGGGAGAGCTTGGGCGAAGAATAAAAGACATGGGGCTTATTCCTGGAACAGAAGTAGAGGTTATTGGCAGAGCACCTTTAAAAGATCCTGTTGCTCTACGTTTAAGAGATTTTGTAGTTACTTTAAGAAATAATGAGGCAGATTATATTTATGTTCTTCCTGAAGGAGGGACAAGCAATGAATAA
- a CDS encoding DUF2325 domain-containing protein, protein MCKCKKNIDNDFLLDCNCCKKCGCRHCCKKILIVGGVTKLKRHYKDLIESYNFEFMYHDGYVKSGVKKLEKMVKKADIILCPLNCNSHGACKLTKKFCKKYKKCCKFVKSSGVATLREIIFESV, encoded by the coding sequence ATGTGTAAGTGCAAAAAAAATATAGATAATGATTTTTTACTAGATTGTAATTGCTGCAAAAAGTGTGGTTGTAGGCATTGTTGCAAAAAGATATTAATTGTTGGAGGAGTTACTAAATTAAAAAGACACTATAAAGATTTAATAGAGTCTTATAATTTTGAATTTATGTATCATGATGGATATGTAAAAAGTGGAGTTAAAAAGTTGGAGAAAATGGTAAAAAAAGCAGATATTATTCTTTGTCCTCTTAATTGTAATAGTCATGGTGCATGTAAATTAACTAAAAAGTTTTGCAAAAAATATAAGAAATGTTGTAAGTTTGTGAAAAGCTCAGGTGTAGCTACGCTTAGAGAAATTATTTTTGAGAGTGTTTAA